The proteins below are encoded in one region of Styela clava chromosome 4, kaStyClav1.hap1.2, whole genome shotgun sequence:
- the LOC144422197 gene encoding uncharacterized protein LOC144422197, producing MPEFEMLHQIIYFLFISTHWSSVDGECQLPQTQEIDWTKMRGVWYEILNSGTPFDKLLSCFKVVDIQNITGGMRQTFYDENKNISVCVDVKRLESGHYKYETDHVPSWIAFLMNGVSPEKPVDPKLLQELTDMFEDETVYRTDYETYGINTRCTKDGKKFYWIISRDPHPTSNNIVYIFNKLMELGYEWNNVPLHLSGCTESAKTV from the exons ATGCCTGAGTTCGAAATGCTACaccaaataatttatttcctaTTTATTTCCACTCATTGGTCTTCTGTGGATGGGGAATGCCAACTCCCACAAACGCAAGAGATAGATTGGACCAAG ATGAGAGGTGTTtggtatgaaatattgaattctGGAACTCCGTTTGATAAACTGTTGTCATGTTTCAAAGTTGTTGACATTCAGAATATCACTGGAGGAATGAGGCAAACATTTTACGACGAAAACAA AAACATAAGTGTTTGCGTTGATGTCAAGAGATTGGAATCGGGCCACTACAAATACGAGACTGATCATG TGCCATCGTGGATCGCGTTTTTAATGAATGGAGTATCTCCAGAAAAGCCTGTCGACCCTAAATTGCTTCAAG AACTTACAGACATGTTCGAAGATGAAACGGTTTACCGAACTGATTATGAAACCTATGGAATAAATACCAGGTGTACTAAAGATG GTAAAAAGTTCTACTGGATAATCAGTCGCGACCCTCATCCAACTTCTAACAATATCgtatatattttcaacaaacTAATGGAACTTGGATATGAATGGAACAATGTGCCACTGCACTTGTCAGGATGCACGGAATCAGCAAAAACTGTATAA
- the LOC120326465 gene encoding uncharacterized protein LOC120326465, whose amino-acid sequence MNMRVANSGFTLFIVFVLNNNFSVGRTQLKTNIYAEKRQTSLLSESSSSISLVRVTFVNITASFSPWVLANIDLPFISDQNKVVIILYGVTPYSDAENCSDGVAIGVEGKYGCYSKSNQRKDCSIYKTNNAQCTDEITHKHLLSESCVDGKMQVSRDYLPKKVTVLSKSSSNETVNLAMQYIYCSVETAAGITTSTTTKSSSSITETERVESTQSTDSSLLITSMPIHWRRKIVSEISQSRELPSTSISSEMVPTSSNYYIIGLSLGAFIILCAIVIGFVRYRKYAGTQPKQNPKAAHDIVAESNVGFVLNENTEDDVDDPYHKYYTIEGTANDVIETPYETTHQYEIPIQRQNGYEIPIRQRNDGYEVPMTNKYEVPISRTTITSGHEYIIPETDSYYIVPAAKRS is encoded by the exons ATGAACATGCGTGTTGCAAACAGTGGTTTTACCTTATTCATTGTTTTTGTGCTGAATAATA ATTTTAGCGTCGGAAGAACACagttgaaaacaaatatttatgccGAAAAAAGACAAACTTCACTATTATCTGAGTCTTCGTCCTCAATTTCTTTAGTGCGCGTAACCTTCGTCAATATAACAGCAAGTTTTTCTCCTTGGGTTTTAGCAAATATTGATCTTCCTTTTATCTCTGACCAGAACAAAGTTGTCATTATATTATATGGTGTTACACCATATTCTGACGCCGAAAATTGTTCCGATGGCGTAGCTATCGGAGTAGAag GTAAGTATGGCTGCtattcaaaatcaaatcaaCGGAAAGATTGttcaatatataaaacaaacaacgCGCAATGCACTGATGAAATTACACATAAACACTTGCTATCAGAATCTTGTGTCGATGGAAAAATGCAAGTATCCAGGGACTACTTACCTAAGAAAGTTACGGTGCTTTCAAAATCATCTTCGAACGAGACCGTTAACTTGGCAATGCAGTATATATACTGCAGTGTTGAAA CAGCTGCTGGAATCACTACATCTACAACCACTAAATCGTCATCCTCAATTACTGAAACTGAAAGAGTTGAGTCTACCCAAAGTACAGATTCTAGTTTGTTAATTACCAGTATGCCCATACACTGGAGGCGGAAAATTGTTTCAGAGATTTCACAAAGTCGTGAATTGCCATCTACATCGATATCAA GTGAAATGGTTCCAACATCCagcaattattatattattggaCTGAGTTTAGGAGCATTCATCATTTTGTGCGCCATCGTTATTGGATTTGTTAG ATATAGAAAGTACGCTGGTACTCAACCAAAACAAAACCCAAAAGCAGCGCACGATATAGTTGCCGAATCAAATGTTGGATTCGTTTTGAACGAAAACACGGAAGACGATGTAGACGATCCCTATCACAAATACTACACTATTGAAGGGACAGCAAATGATGTAATAGAAACTCCATATGAAACCACTCACCAGTATGAAATTCCCATTCAACGTCAGAACGGATACGAAATTCCAATACGACAAAGGAACGACGGTTACGAAGTTCCGATGACTAATAAATACGAAGTACCGATTTCAAGAACTACAATAACATCTGGGCATGAGTATATTATACCAGAAACTGATTCTTATTACATCGTTCCAGCAGCGAAAAGATCTTGA
- the LOC120326463 gene encoding cartilage intermediate layer protein 1-like: protein MFKTSYDRYFLFTITNLQLEYRNKCVFDYLSITDLLTRKGVFHDCKLTGNSSVIEVSGNRAQIRFITDRDNEGQGFQINWKTVKVPVCTPPSAPLSGGFDPIEQALWRVGTVVVYRCDEYFLMEGQAIVQCKANRKWSHQRPLCKAECAPVPNDYFQRMPDFCTMADGSPKFVNVGKCPKNKCKSKKKIGLDKANCCEAVETETTKVDCGSFYVPITKTIRCECGECVEDELIISGIVAGGNNEKAVINGSVKYIDEVVATTDESGQFLFSLKTSKTKISLTFLDDSTRKFLPKTQIIEISPGQQKFVKVLMKKKPPVVYLKSNVESKIDLKSGSPDDYEENIQPLVGEVVIAPGSIKDGNGNVYDGEVEMYAHLVDNGNPESWKEAPGPFMAASNEDEDELKALENYGIFQFQINSPEHEPLEVENMEIKINVSHVEKKELDKLGMYFFDNAKGLWQEEAPMLIYHDESARDEKSTFLIGNINVTVDRIWSLNAVVNEYCYAKVRTYASSNFDHRDQMDGVSVRAVYMGDDDRWKGFSSEMTMDGSGACIMVPCTGKSRELRLIHVTATDNDAKELWAVSSKPFRPKNAGFSKYISNVLKYRRRDHDDKKLDKTSFNITIAKNFDSRDSWYGPIYASSSAERCFLAPPTDDHFRFYKQTEGIRGKSAITTEYNAISSGGDSEDPRYWGEYDDYNQVCFIKVATRGSRRILMRATSSGGIHPNVTGQLYGFRQKFVSGGEDMSSACIEFKCPRYFQDGILEQPLISLNSPDGNCQLEDVNPLLQYYITFMNPDFEHSQIGDVSFKMMSPTSSLGSDFGIYVSKMASIDDAKSKALNQCSEGSTFQPHTKPFKHDAGIAITFNC from the exons ATGTTCAAAACTTCATATGATCGTTATTTCTTATTTACAATCACAAATCTCCAACTTGAATACAGAAATAAATGTGTGTTCGACTACTTAAGT atcACAGACCTACTTACGAGAAAAGGAGTTTTTCATGATTGCAAACTAACGGGTAATTCGTCTGTAATAGAAGTATCCGGTAATCGTGCCCAGATTCGATTTATAACCGACAGGGACAATGAAGGACAAGGATTCCAGATAAACTGGAAAACAGTAAAAG TTCCAGTATGCACTCCGCCTTCTGCACCCCTTTCGGGAGGTTTCGATCCTATTGAACAAGCTTTATGGAGAGTAGGGACAGTGGTGGTATATCGGTGTGACGAATATTTTCTCATGGAAGGACAAGCAATAGTTCAATGTAAAGCGAACCGTAAATGGTCTCATCAACGCCCATTGTGCAAAG CTGAGTGTGCACCAGTTCCCAACGACTATTTTCAAAGGATGCCAGATTTTTGTACGATGGCTGACGGATCACCGAAGTTTGTTAACGTTGGAAAATGTCCAAAGAACAAATGTAAAAGCAAAAAGAAAATAGGTTTGGACAAAGCAAATTGCTGCGAAGCCGTCGAAACTGAAACTACAAAAGTTGACTGTGGAT CATTTTACGTTCCTATCACAAAGACCATCCGATGCGAATGCGGTGAATGTGTTGAAGATGAATTGATAATTAGTGGAAT TGTTGCTGGCGGAAACAACGAGAAGGCTGTAATAAACGGATCTGTGAAATATATTGATGAAGTGGTTGCAACTACAGATGAGTCAGGGCAATTTCTGTTTTcattgaaaacatcaaaaacaaaGATTTCTTTAACGTTTTTGGATGATTCAACTCGAAAATTTTTACCTAAGACTCAG ATTATAGAAATATCCCCTGGTCAACAAAAATTTGTCAAAGTACTAATGAAGAAAAAACCTCCAGTAGTATATTTGAAATCTAATGTAGAATCGAAAATAGATCTTAAATCTGGATCACCAGACGATtatgaagaaaatattcaacCGTTGGTGGGAGAAGTGGTAATTGCACCGGGTTCTATAAAAGATGGAAATGGAAATGTTTACGATGGAGAG GTCGAAATGTACGCTCATTTAGTCGATAATGGAAATCCTGAATCTTGGAAAGAAGCACCAGGTCCCTTCATGGCGGCATCAAACGAGGACGAAGATGAATTGAAAGCTTTAGAAAATTATGGGATTTTTCAGTTTCAAATCAACAGTCCTGAACATGAACCATTAGAAGTTGAAAAT ATGGAAATAAAGATAAATGTGTCACATGTTGAAAAAAAGGAGCTGGATAAATTAGGAATGTATTTCTTCGATAATGCAAAAGGATTATGGCAAGAGGAGGCTCCAATGTTG ATTTATCACGATGAAAGTGCCAGAGATGAAAAGTCCACATTTTTGATCGGAAACATTAACGTGACGGTCGACAGAATTTGGAGTTTAAATGCAGTTGTGAATGAATATTGCTACGCCAAAG TTCGAACATATGCTTCGTCAAATTTTGACCACCGTGATCAAATGGACGGAGTGTCAGTTCGTGCTGTATACATGGGAGATGATGACAGATGGAAAGGATTTTCATCCGAAATGACAATGGACGGAAGTGGAGCCTGCATCATGGTACCATGTACTGGGAAATCACGCGAATTGCGCCTCATCCATGTTACTG CTACGGATAATGATGCTAAAGAATTATGGGCTGTTTCTTCCAAACCCTTCAGACCAAAAAACGCAGGATTCAGTAAATACATCAGCAACGTCCTAAAATATAG ACGACGGGATCACGATGATAAGAAGCTGGATAAAACATCTTTTAATATCACAATAGCAAAAAACTTTGATTCCAGGGATAGCTGGTACGGGCCAATATACGCATCATCATCAGCCGAGAGATGCTTTCTAGCGCCACCTACTGATGACCATTTCAGGTTTTATAAACAAAC tgAAGGGATTCGAGGAAAATCCGCTATAACTACAGAGTATAATGCGATATCTTCTGGTGGTGATTCTGAAGATCCAAGATATTGGGGAGAATATGATGATTATAATCAAGTGTGCTTCATCAAG GTAGCCACCCGTGGTTCGCGGAGAATACTAATGCGAGCAACAAGCAGTGGAGGTATACATCCTAACGTAACCGGGCAGTTATACGGCTTTCGTCAAAAATTTGTAAGTGGTGGGGAGGATATGTCATCAGCATGTATTGAATTTAAATGTCC GAGATATTTTCAAGACGGAATTTTGGAACAACCGCTGATTTCACTTAACAGTCCCGATGGAAATTGTCAGCTTGAAGATGTTAACCCTCTACTTCAATATTACATTACATTTATGAATCCAGATTTTGAACATTCCCAAATAGGAGATGTCAGTTTCAAAATGATGTCTCCCACTAGTTCATTGGGATCTGACTTTGGAATTTATGTTTCGAAAATGGCAAGTATAGACGACGCAAAATCGAAGGCGCTGAACCAGTGCAGTGAAGGATCAACTTTCCAACCGCATACAAAACCATTCAAACATGATGCAGGAATAGCAATAACTTTTAATTGTTAG